GCAGCAGGCTGCTGGTGTCGAGGCCCCCAAGGCCGAGGCTCCCGCTGCCGCTCCGGCCGAGAGCACCGGAACGGAGGCCTGACCGACATGCTGATCCCTCGTAGGGTCAAGCACCGCAAGCAGCACCACCCCAAGCGCCGCGGTATGGCCAAGGGCGGTACTGAGGTCTCGTTCGGCGAGTACGGCATCCAGGCGCTTACCCCCGCCTACGTGACGAACCGCCAGATCGAGGCGGCTCGTATCGCGATGACCCGCCACATCAAGCGTGGCGGCAAGGTCTGGATCAACATCTACCCGGACCGTCCCCTGACGAAGAAGCCTGCCGAGACCCGCATGGGTTCCGGTAAGGGTTCTCCCGAGTGGTGGATCGCGAACGTGCACCCGGGCCGGGTCATGTTCGAGCTGTCCTACCCGAACGAGAAGATTGCTCGTGAGGCGCTCACCCGCGCTGCTCACAAGCTTCCGATGAAGTGCCGGATTGTTCGGCGCGAGGCAGGTGAGTCGTGATGGCGACGGGAACCAAGGCGTCCGAGCTGCGTGAGCTCGGTAACGAGGAGCTCGTTGGCAAGCTGCGCGAGGCCAAGGAAGAGCTGTTCAAGCTGCGCTTCCAGGCGGCCACGGGTCAGCTGGAGAACAACGGTCGGCTCCGTTCCGTCCGTAAGGACATCGCTCGCATCTACACCCTGATGCACGAGCGTGAGCTCGGTATCGAGACGGTGGAGAGCGCCTGATGAGCGAGAAGAACGTGACTGAGACGACTGCCCGCGGCTTCCGCAAGACCCGTGAGGGTCTCGTCGTCAGCGACAAGATGGACAAGACCGTCGTCGTCGCTGTCGAGGACCGCGTGAAGCACGCCCTGTACGGCAAGGTCATCCGCCGTACGAACAAGCTCAAGGCGCACGACGAGCAGAACGCTGCCGGCGTCGGCGACCGCGTCATCATCATGGAGACGCGTCCGCTGTCGGCGAGCAAGCGCTGGCGCATCGTCGAGATCCTCGAGAAGGCCAAGTAAGGAAATTGCCTGGGGGGTTTCCCTCAGGTCAGTTCCGCCAGGCTCGGTAGGGGCTTCCACCGCTTGAAAGAGCACCGCGAAGCCCCTGCCGGGAACCGGCAGACAAACAGGAGATAGACGTGATCCAGCAGGAGTCGCGACTGCGTGTCGCCGACAACACTGGTGCCAAGGAAATCCTTTGCATCCGTGTTCTCGGTGGTTCGGGTCGCCGCTACGCGGGCATCGGTGACGTCATCGTCGCCACCGTCAAGGACGCGATCCCGGGCGGCAACGTGAAGAAGGGTGACGTCGTCAAGGCTGTCATCGTTCGCACCGTCAAGGAGCGCCGCCGCCAGGACGGCTCGTACATCCGCTTCGACGAGAACGCCGCTGTCATTCTCAAGAACGACGGCGACCCTCGTGGCACCCGTATCTTCGGCCCCGTGGGCCGTGAGCTGCGCGAGAAGAAGTTCATGAAGATCATCTCGCTCGCGCCGGAGGTGCTGTAAGCATGAAGATCAAGAAGGGCGACCTGGTTCAGGTCATCACCGGTAAGGACAAGGGCAAGCAGGGCAAGGTCATTGTGGCCATCCCTACTGAGAACCGCGTCCTGGTCGAGGGTGTCAACCGGGTCAAGAAGCACACCAAGGCCGGTCAGACCGCTGGTGGTTCGCAGACCGGTGGCATCGTGATCACCGAGGCGCCGATCCACGTCAGCAACGTTCAGCTGGTTGTGGAGAAGGACGGCCAGAAGGTCGTCACCCGCGTCGGCTACCGCTTCGACGACGAGGGCAACAAGATCCGCGTTGCCAAGCGGACGGGTGAGGACATCTGATGGCTACCACTCCGCGTCTCAAGACGAAGTACCGCGAGGACATCGCGGGCAAGCTGCGTGAAGAGTTCTCCTACGAGAACGTCATGCAGATCCCCGGCCTCGTGAAGATCGTGGTCAACATGGGTGTGGGCGACGCCGCCCGCGACTCCAAGCTGATCGACGGCGCCATCAAGGACCTGACGACGATCACCGGTCAGAAGCCGGCCGTCACGAAGGCCCGGAAGTCCATCGCGCAGTTCAAGCTGCGTGAGGGTCAGCCGATCGGCTGCCACGTCACCCTCCGTGGTGACCGCATGTGGGAGTTCCTGGACCGTACGCTGTCGCTCGCGCTGCCGCGTATCCGTGACTTCCGTGGTCTGTCGCCGAAGCAGTTCGACGGCCGTGGCAACTACACCTTCGGTCTCACGGAGCAGGTCATGTTCCACGAGATCGACCAGGACAAGATCGACCGTACCCGGGGTATGGACATCACCGTGGTCACCACGGCGACCAACGACGACGAGGGCCGCGCCCTCCTTCGTCACCTCGGCTTCCCCTTCAAGGAGGCGTAAGCGAGATGGCGAAGAAGGCTCTCATCGCGAAGGCTGCCCGCAAGCCCAAGTTCGGTGTGCGTGCGTACACCCGCTGCCAGCGCTGCGGTCGTCCCCACTCCGTGTACCGCAAGTTCGGCCTGTGCCGCGTGTGCCTTCGTGAGATGGCTCACCGTGGCGAGCTGCCGGGCGTGACCAAGAGCTCCTGGTAATTCCCTCTCGTCCTTAGGGACTTGGGAATCACCAGAGACTCTCGGTAAGCACCTGGCCGGTGGGTGCCCCGCTCCGCATGCCGTAGGCTTGTGGGGTTGGGCGCCCGCCGTCCATAACGACTTACTACGCCGTAGGTCCCCGCACCGCACCCGTCCCGCCACTGAGTGGGGAGAGGGATGGCGCATACAGGAAACCCCGGCGAGAGAGGCCGAAGGCCGATTCATGACCATGACTGACCCGATCGCAGACATGCTGACTCGTCTGCGTAACGCTAACTCGGCGTACCACGACACCGTCGTGATGCCGCACAGCAAGATCAAGTCGCACATCGCGGAGATCCTCAAGCAAGAGGGTTTCATCACCGGCTGGAAGGTCGAGGACGCCGAGGTCGGCAAGAACCTCGTCCTCGAGCTGAAGTTCGGGCCGAACCGTGAGCGCTCCATCGCGGGCATCAAGCGGATCTCGAAGCCCGGTCTGCGCGTGTACGCGAAGTCCACCAACCTGCCCAAGGTGCTCGGCGGCCTGGGCGTGGCGATCATCTCCACGTCCCACGGTCTCCTCACCGGCCAGCAGGCAGGCAAGAAGGGCGTAGGTGGGGAAGTCCTCGCCTACGTCTGGTAGTCGGGAACGGAGGAAAGCAAATGTCGCGAATCGGCAAGCTCCCCATCCAGGTTCCCGCCGGTGTGGACGTCACCATCGATGGCAGCACGGTCTCCGTGAAGGGCCCCAAGGGTTCCCTCGCGCACACCGTCGCGTCGCCCATCGGTGTCGTTAAGGGCGAGGACGGTGTCCTCACCGTCACGCGCCCCAACGACGAGCGTCAGAACAAGGCCCTGCACGGCCTGTCCCGCACGCTGGTGGCGAACATGATCACCGGCGTGACCACGGGTTACGTGAAGGCGCTCGAAATCAGCGGTGTCGGTTACCGCGTCGCCGCGAAGGGCTCCAACCTGGAGTTCCAGCTTGGTTACAGCCACCCGATCCTGATCGAGGCGCCCGAGGGCATCTCCTTCAAGGTCGAGTCGCCCACCAAGTTCACGGTCGAGGGCATCGACAAGCAGAAGGTCGGCGAGGTCGCCGCCAACATCCGCAAGCTGCGGAAGCCCGACCCGTACAAGGCCAAGGGTGTCAAGTACGCCGGCGAAGTCATCCGCCGCAAGGTCGGAAAGGCTGGTAAGTAGCCATGGCATACGGTGTGAAGATCGCCAAGGGCGACGCGTACAAGCGCGCTGCCAAGGCTCGCCGCCACATCCGCATCCGCAAGAACGTCTCGGGTACGGCGGAGCGTCCGCGCCTCGTCGTGACGCGTTCCAACCGCAACATCGTTGCTCAGGTCATCGACGACCTCCAGGGTCACACCCTGGCGTCTGCGTCGACCCTGGACGCTTCGATCCGCGGTGGCGAAGGCGACAAGAGCGCTCAGGCCCAGGCTGTCGGCGCGCTCGTCGCCGAGCGTGCCAAGGCTGCGGGTGTCGAGACCGTCGTGTTCGACCGCGGTGGCAACCGATAC
This is a stretch of genomic DNA from Streptomyces sp. NBC_00536. It encodes these proteins:
- the rplP gene encoding 50S ribosomal protein L16; this encodes MLIPRRVKHRKQHHPKRRGMAKGGTEVSFGEYGIQALTPAYVTNRQIEAARIAMTRHIKRGGKVWINIYPDRPLTKKPAETRMGSGKGSPEWWIANVHPGRVMFELSYPNEKIAREALTRAAHKLPMKCRIVRREAGES
- the rpmC gene encoding 50S ribosomal protein L29, whose product is MATGTKASELRELGNEELVGKLREAKEELFKLRFQAATGQLENNGRLRSVRKDIARIYTLMHERELGIETVESA
- the rpsQ gene encoding 30S ribosomal protein S17; protein product: MSEKNVTETTARGFRKTREGLVVSDKMDKTVVVAVEDRVKHALYGKVIRRTNKLKAHDEQNAAGVGDRVIIMETRPLSASKRWRIVEILEKAK
- the rplN gene encoding 50S ribosomal protein L14, translated to MIQQESRLRVADNTGAKEILCIRVLGGSGRRYAGIGDVIVATVKDAIPGGNVKKGDVVKAVIVRTVKERRRQDGSYIRFDENAAVILKNDGDPRGTRIFGPVGRELREKKFMKIISLAPEVL
- the rplX gene encoding 50S ribosomal protein L24 produces the protein MKIKKGDLVQVITGKDKGKQGKVIVAIPTENRVLVEGVNRVKKHTKAGQTAGGSQTGGIVITEAPIHVSNVQLVVEKDGQKVVTRVGYRFDDEGNKIRVAKRTGEDI
- the rplE gene encoding 50S ribosomal protein L5 encodes the protein MATTPRLKTKYREDIAGKLREEFSYENVMQIPGLVKIVVNMGVGDAARDSKLIDGAIKDLTTITGQKPAVTKARKSIAQFKLREGQPIGCHVTLRGDRMWEFLDRTLSLALPRIRDFRGLSPKQFDGRGNYTFGLTEQVMFHEIDQDKIDRTRGMDITVVTTATNDDEGRALLRHLGFPFKEA
- a CDS encoding type Z 30S ribosomal protein S14 encodes the protein MAKKALIAKAARKPKFGVRAYTRCQRCGRPHSVYRKFGLCRVCLREMAHRGELPGVTKSSW
- the rpsH gene encoding 30S ribosomal protein S8, producing the protein MTMTDPIADMLTRLRNANSAYHDTVVMPHSKIKSHIAEILKQEGFITGWKVEDAEVGKNLVLELKFGPNRERSIAGIKRISKPGLRVYAKSTNLPKVLGGLGVAIISTSHGLLTGQQAGKKGVGGEVLAYVW
- the rplF gene encoding 50S ribosomal protein L6 — translated: MSRIGKLPIQVPAGVDVTIDGSTVSVKGPKGSLAHTVASPIGVVKGEDGVLTVTRPNDERQNKALHGLSRTLVANMITGVTTGYVKALEISGVGYRVAAKGSNLEFQLGYSHPILIEAPEGISFKVESPTKFTVEGIDKQKVGEVAANIRKLRKPDPYKAKGVKYAGEVIRRKVGKAGK
- the rplR gene encoding 50S ribosomal protein L18 is translated as MAYGVKIAKGDAYKRAAKARRHIRIRKNVSGTAERPRLVVTRSNRNIVAQVIDDLQGHTLASASTLDASIRGGEGDKSAQAQAVGALVAERAKAAGVETVVFDRGGNRYAGRIAALADAAREAGLKF